Proteins found in one Sorghum bicolor cultivar BTx623 chromosome 1, Sorghum_bicolor_NCBIv3, whole genome shotgun sequence genomic segment:
- the LOC8064900 gene encoding BTB/POZ and MATH domain-containing protein 1 — protein sequence MAPVIPSYRRIDRDDRVPLVSASAIVGGADSGYHVLRIRGYSSIKVAFPNGSHFDSHPFRVAGHTWVIRYYPNGDRPETADHISFYLRFMDQVGPGEEVMAQFVFSFIDQVEMQKPAFVGNLEARRFGTNGSWGNKEFIKKESLEQSNRLKDDCFSIRCDIIVAGLPRAEAAAAFVVAVPPLELPQHLGALLLAGKGADLRFLVGDKTFAAHRCVLGARSPVFDAMLFGQMKEGTATENCIRIDDMAPQVFQTLLHFIYTDSLPETIEQDDSGATMAQHLLEAADRYDLQRLKLICEDRLCQQIDVSTVATTLALAEQHHCQALKEACFEFLKSPKTLDEVSATDGFQHLVKTSPSVLFQLMSKLAER from the coding sequence ATGGCTCCTGTCATCCCGAGCTACCGTCGCATCGATAGAGACGATAGGGTCCCTTTGGTCTCCGCCTCGGCTATCGTCGGCGGCGCCGATAGCGGCTACCACGTGCTCAGGATCAGAGGCTACTCGAGCATCAAAGTCGCCTTCCCCAATGGAAGTCATTTCGATTCCCACCCCTTCCGTGTTGCGGGGCACACTTGGGTTATCCGGTACTACCCCAACGGCGACCGGCCGGAGACCGCCGACCACATCTCTTTCTACCTCCGCTTCATGGACCAGGTTGGGCCCGGGGAGGAAGTGATGGCGCAGTTCGTGTTCAGCTTCATCGACCAGGTGGAGATGCAGAAACCGGCCTTCGTCGGCAACCTCGAGGCGCGTAGATTCGGCACCAACGGATCGTGGGGAAATAAGGAATTCATCAAGAAAGAGAGCTTGGAGCAGTCGAATCGCCTCAAGGATGACTGCTTCTCGATCAGGTGCGACATAATCGTCGCCGGCCTGCCACGCGCGGAGGCCGCCGCAGCTTTCGTCGTTGCGGTGCCGCCTCTCGAGTTGCCACAGCATTTGGGTGCCCTCCTCCTAGCAGGAAAGGGTGCCGATCTCAGATTTCTTGTCGGGGACAAGACATTTGCCGCGCACCGGTGTGTGCTTGGTGCACGGTCGCCGGTCTTCGATGCGATGCTCTTTGGCCAGATGAAAGAAGGCACCGCCACAGAGAATTGCATTCGGATTGATGATATGGCACCTCAGGTGTTCCAGACCCTGCTGCATTTTATTTACACTGACTCACTGCCAGAGACGATAGAGCAAGATGACAGTGGAGCCACGATGGCGCAGCACTTGCTAGAAGCCGCAGACAGGTATGACTTGCAGAGGCTTAAGCTGATATGTGAGGATAGGCTATGCCAGCAAATTGATGTGAGCACGGTGGCGACCACACTTGCACTGGCTGAGCAGCACCACTGTCAAGCGCTTAAGGAGGCATGCTTTGAGTTTCTCAAGTCTCCTAAAACACTGGATGAGGTCAGCGCGACCGATGGATTCCAGCATCTGGTGAAAACCTCTCCTTCTGTGTTGTTTCAATTGATGTCCAAGCTTGCCGAACGCTGA
- the LOC8064901 gene encoding BTB/POZ and MATH domain-containing protein 1 — MSKEKIERFFLDPKDDSFTLQCDVVILDRFRVVKGAPFVEVPPPDLHRHLGELLFSGEASDVRLQAGGETFSAQRCVLAARSPVFKAKLLGSMKEGTTTDCAVRIEDIEPQVLKAVLHFMYTDILPEVSKEEEAAMSQHLLEAADRFGLRRLKLICEENLCGCIDTSSVVTTLVLAEQHSCQGLKEKCFEFLKSTGLNALIAIDAFNHLSTSCPAVLEELTSKLTLH; from the coding sequence ATGAGCAAGGAGAAAATCGAGAGATTCTTCCTCGACCCAAAGGACGACAGCTTCACGCTCCAGTGCGACGTCGTCATCCTCGACAGGTTCCGCGTGGTGAAAGGTGCCCCCTTTGTGGAGGTGCCGCCGCCCGACCTGCACCGCCACCTCGGGGAGCTTCTCTTCAGCGGGGAGGCCTCCGACGTCAGGCTCCAGGCCGGCGGGGAGACGTTCAGTGCTCAAAGGTGCGTGCTCGCTGCGAGGTCGCCGGTCTTCAAGGCGAAGCTCCTCGGCTCCATGAAGGAGGGTACCACCACCGACTGCGCCGTACGCATCGAGGACATCGAGCCACAGGTCTTAAAGGCCGTGCTGCACTTCATGTACACCGACATATTGCCCGAGGTGAGCAAGGAGGAAGAAGCCGCCATGTCGCAGCACCTGCTTGAAGCCGCCGACAGGTTTGGCCTCCGGAGGCTCAAGCTCATCTGCGAAGAAAACCTGTGCGGGTGCATTGACACGAGCTCGGTGGTGACCACGCTCGTGCTGGCCGAGCAGCACAGTTGTCAGGGTCTCAAGGAGAAATGCTTCGAGTTCCTCAAGTCAACCGGTCTGAATGCGCTAATTGCAATCGATGCCTTCAACCATCTGTCGACTAGTTGCCCTGCCGTCCTGGAGGAGCTCACTTCCAAGCTTACTCTCCACTGA